The Nitrospira sp. DNA segment CGTGACCGGCTCTTCAATGGATGAAATGGCTTGAAAATCTTTCACCGCTCGAGCCACTACTTCCTGTTTGCTCAAGGCATGCGGTTTAATGAGACACCCACTCAGCGCGAGCAGCGATACCGAAACCGCGACAACCCGCAACACCACGACTGCCGTCACATTTTGCCTATGCCTGAGTACAATCATGGCCCCTATGGCAGACTCCGTTCCTCACACAAGGTTTACCGGTACCAGTATCGGCTGAGGTGAGGAAGAACTTGATCAAATGAGCATGAACAGGGCTAAACCATGCGGAGTTAGTACGGAGACGGACCCCGGGGTCTTCGCCCACCTTCGGGCCGGACTCCTCCACACGAAAAGGAATGAGGGCTGACCTCTGGAGGTATGAATAGAGGCCTCATGCTGTGGGTGAGCTCTTCACAGAGCAGAAACAGGCGGGATACTCGCCTCGCAGACCTGGCTCCCCTCCTTCAGAGTTACCTCCTCCAGATGTAGCTCATCTTCAATTCTGCGGCTATCTTTCTCACTGTACGCATGAAGCCACAAACCTTTCGCAAGGAGAACCGACATGAGTTGCTCACGTTGCCAAGGCCTGATGATCCAAGATCACTTGATGGACTTTGATGGTACCATTGGCCATATGTGGGCCAATGGATACCGTTGCATGAACTGCGGAAATGTGCACGATCCGGTCATCGAACAACATCGCCGAGCCAGAAGACACCAGGCGCTGACCCTCCAGCATAGCGAACACGAAGCCGAAGAGGATGAATCCATCCCTGATTCTGAAACCGTCATTCTGCGTGCGGCCTGAGTGGGCCGTGGGGACACCGTTGTCACAACTGCAGTGATCAAGAAAAGGAGAACTATGGCTTCCATTTTGCTCGTCGATGATGACGCCCCAATTCGAACCCTATTGCGTCACATCCTTGAAGAGGATGGCCATCAAATTCGGGAGGCCCCGAACGGTGAAGTCGGTCTTACGCTCTACCGGGAAGCCCCTGCCGACCTCGTCATCACCGACATCTTGATGCCGGAGCGAGACGGGATGGAAGTCACGCTCGCCCTGACACAGGAATTTCTCGATGCCAGAGTCATTGCCATCACAGGGGCCACGGGTGATCAGAACTTTCTCAACGTCGCGAAACTCTTCGGCGCACGACGCGTGCTTCGGAAGCCCTTCACACCGGACGACATCCGTCGAGCCGTACAGTACACGCTCGACCATTAAGCAGGCCACATGCATAGACCTGAGTTGCAAGACCTTCTAGGTCTCGTCCGGG contains these protein-coding regions:
- a CDS encoding response regulator, encoding MASILLVDDDAPIRTLLRHILEEDGHQIREAPNGEVGLTLYREAPADLVITDILMPERDGMEVTLALTQEFLDARVIAITGATGDQNFLNVAKLFGARRVLRKPFTPDDIRRAVQYTLDH